atacattgtacttaattacgttgtaaatttatattgtagacacaaaaaaattggcaaattttgtacacatttacaaaatttgtacaatatttaccattttttgtgcaaatgtgtataatattaaccacttttgtgtatttacaatgtaaatttgcattgcaagtacaaagtaaacatataaagatctaaaaaaaacaaaaaacaaaaacaaaaacaaagctcaaATCAACTGGCATActtgaagggggaaaaaaaaaaaaaaaaaaagagaaagtgcacctcactaattgaataaaccaaaaaaacactattcatgagccttgagctctttttatatagttaatagatatggaagcttacataaatattaaaaaaaaaaaaaaaaaacacaaactgataactggaaaaaaaaaaaaaaaaactttaggcattgtataaattaatgttaaaatgttgtggacttagcatttttttatttgatctataaaaaactgagatctcaacaattgtgaaaatattgtgataacaataagtgttgtaacattttctcaaaacatttatttttagttggggttggtcacagtctcatattttattattttatttcgacttgtaagaaattgacatgtcaataattgtgaaatttgttgtgtcagtatatcaatatatataccaacttacataaatatttaaaagaaaaaaaaaacacaaaccgattactatatataaaaaaaaaaaaaaaactttaggcactgtagctactgtgccaattgaataaaccaaaagcactgcacaataagtgttgtaacattttctcaaaacatttatttttagttgtggttaatcacagtctcatattttattattttattttgacttgtaagaaattgacacatcaataattgtgaaaatattgtgaaatttgttgtgtcagtataacaatatatataccagcttacataaatatttaaaagaaaaaaaaaaacacaaaccaactactggaaaaagaaaaaaaaaaaaaaaaaaaagctaccgTGCCAGTTGAATAAATCAAAAGCACtgcacaataagtgttgtaacattttctcaaaacatttacttttagttgtgattggtcatagtctcatattttattattttatttcgactggtaagaaattgacatatcaataattgtgaaaatattgtgaaatttattgtgtcagtataacaatatatataccagcttacataaatatttaaaagaaaaaaaaaaaaaaacaaaacaaaacaaatcgattactaaaaataaaaaaaaaaaaaaaaaaatctgtagctacagtgccacttgGAATTGTAGTTACTATTCaaaacttgggaaaaaaaagcGGCTCACGAAATAaaagcactgtagctacagtgctttAGCGCATTCGcgcacgtcaataattgtgaaaatattatgaaatttattgtgtcaatataacaatatatataccagcttacataaatatttaaaaggaaaaaaaaaaacacaaaccgattataggaagaaaaaaaaaactataactattgtagctacagtgccacttgGCACTGTAGTTACTGttcaaaactttgaaaaaaaaaaaaaaaaagtggctcaCGAAGCcaaagcactgtagctacagtgatTTAGCGCATTcacacttttatatatatatatatatatatagatttattttcagttgtggttggtcacagtttcatattttattattttattttgacttataagaaattgatacctcaataattgtgaaaatattataaaatttattgtatcagtataacaatatatataaaaggaaaaaaaatacaaacggaagattgaaaaaagaaaagaaaaaaactgtagctacagtgctgcttggtactgtagctactattcaaaaaaaaaaaaaaaaaaaagggacaaacTGGCTAACCAAAATGGCACTATAGATGAATAGTGCAAAAACACTGAATGAACAGTGCTAAAACACTAAAGCAGTAATGAAATTGAcatctcaataattgtgaaatttattgtatcaatataacaatatatataaaaggaaaaaaaagtacaaacagaagactggaaaaaaaaaatgtagctacTGTAGCTACAGCGCCTCTTGGAACTGTAGCtactgttaaaataaaaaaaaaaaaaaaaaaaaaagacaaagtggCTCATCAAAATGACACTGTAGATGAACAATGCAAAAACACTGAATGAACATTGCTAAAATACTATAGCGgcatatataaaagaattaaaaaaaaaaaaaaaaaaacgaacggaagattgaagaaaaaaagaaaaaaaagaaaaaaaaaaaaagacaagtgcCTCACGAAAATTTCACTATAGGCGAACAGTGAATAAACAATGATTTAACACTGAATGCACAATATTAAATCACTGTAGCGGCATTgcctctttttttatatataagatagtGAGATATTCCATGTACGTGAATAACGCACATGATGCCATTATATTATACCATTCATTTCAATGGAAAAGTAAATATGTTattaattcaagaaaaaaaaagtaaatatattattagtcttttatttatttttaaagttgtttcaagttacatcttggagtagaagtcaaaatgttttttttttttttcttctttgtggATTGTTGTTtaggatttaagtttagaattttttttataatagattttttttttagtgggttttataatagacttttagttttaatagaatttaaatttgttggaatttaaattataaagttttacctaaattaaagaattattaaatattatcccttaatttgagaaaatatatcataaataaaattaatttactaattagtgaaagtataataatttaaaacttacaTAAGAGAACCAAGAACTTAAACGAGTGTCCATTATTTTGAGTGTCCAttactttgtttatttataataaacttttttaGCATAATATCCTGCACGCAAATTCAGAAGTAAATAACAATAAGTAAAATAGATTTATTAGATTAAAACTTAAGCGTAAGTTgcattttgaaaagaaaagaaaaagtgaaaaaaatacaacaaagtGGGGTGTATTGTGTGGAATTTAATTATAGGGATGACTTAGataataaagttttatttaaattaaattattgttaaatcttattCCTTGAGCTTAGTCAAGAGTATTGTAGTTTAatatcctaataaaatattaaattaataagatgtaacttgaagaaaaaaacaaaaacaaaaacgtgaGTTGTGTGGAATTTAAgtttaattagaaaattttgatgatagacttttaattttatttaaatcaaatatttgttaaatattatcccttaatttgaggaaatatatcataacaaataatataaaactaatttactaattagttgttcttaaaatgtagataatagacttttagttgtAGTAGaagtcaaaagttttttttttttttttaaataaaaagaaaatgtaagttGTTGTTAGAGATTtaggtttagaattttttataatagacttttaatttaaatttgttgaaatttaaatgtataaaattaatttactaattagttgttcttaaaatattgataatataCTTTTAGTTGGAATAGAAGTCAaaatttggttttatttatttatttatttaaattttagaaataaaatataggTTGTTTTTTGGGATCTTCGTTTGGgataagggaatggaatagaaaAGATAAGTATCtttgtttgggagtaacatagagaaaaattaatgaaattattttatgacccctattttaaaataagcgGCTAAAtatataagggtattttgggagttttagtaataaattcattaaatttaattccatTTCTTCCaatttctctcaattttggagggaataaaaatttgaaattttgaatgaatAAAGTGAAATGAGTAATTAAGTATTCCTTCCTACACATTCTATTCTCTCTCCACCTAAACTCCTAAATAAAGGAATAAACTTTATATTATTCATTCCATTAAAACTCTGAAATAAAGGAAtaaaagaatattctaaaattatttttttcattcaatttcttttcctcctcccaaacaagggcttaagttttatatttttttataatagaatttccgtttatttttatttttatttttttttgagaagtttgaatagaatttaaatatgttgaagtttaaataataaagtatcacctaaattaaacaattgttaaatattatcccttaatttgaggaaatatatcataacaaataatataaaattaatttactaattaatgaGAGTAACCATTTGACGCAACCATGACTtttaaacccaacttttattatatacaatagtaagtatataatatgatataatgcTTGTGTGTAGTGTATGTATGAATAAATTATATGAATTctcttgaaattttaatttcgtTTTAACCTTGGATTACTTGTTGCAAACttgcaattaaaattttaaaatcccaCACTTTTTTCTCctcccctctctctttctctctctgcccACAAAGAAAAAACGACATCGTGTTGtcgtaaagaaaaaaaaaaaaaaaaaagaggaaaataaaataagtatttgTCTCGGTCCACCGTTGTCTTCTCTtctgtcctctctctctctctctctctactctccGCCTTCACAGTTCGGTCACCCACCACCGTCTACCCCAACTCTCCTCCGGTGGCCAAATTCCGTCCATCTTACCGGAGCTAGGAGCTAGGAGCTAGCCCCCTAGGCTTGGCACCACATTGAAAAActaaggtaatttttttattcttctaaaTTTCCTCACAATCTAAAACTGCTTGATTCATGTTTATAAATGTTGAATTCAGAACAATCTAGCATAATGTAAGTTGATAATATACCCATCACTTTTGTTAGTGTAGGTTCGGATTTCTGACtttgttatgaaatttattCTCCAATTTTTGATTGTCTTACTGGTTTAGGAATGTGCTGGAGATATTAACTTAAAGCTAATTTGGATGGAGTGCGTGGTTCAGGGAATTATAGAGACACAggtaaattttcaaaataaaataaagggtcCCTTTCTTTCTAATTGTTCCTTGTGATTTTTGCATTGATTTCGTTTTTGAATGCTTATAGTGTTTTGCCCATTTATAGGAGCCTTAAACTTCTATTTTCATCTATCTAACAATTTCTGTAACAACATAGGTATAAAAAAGTTTTAGTTGACACATATGTTATGCCAATTAAGGAAGTAACAGAGAGTATGACTTCAAATATAATAGACTGGGGGGAAAAGAATAATACATTTGACTGATGTTGAGTagtttgttgaggatccataacCCACCCCAAATCTTGGGACTAATGGTTGGTTGTTGTTGTATTGACTTTTAGTAGTGTAGAGGATGATGAAGTTGTTCAAGCGGGGAAATGGATACATATTTGTACTAATTTAAAGAATGAGAATGCTATAACCACTTAGCAACACTGTCTTGATTTGAATTCATTGATTGGTAGAAGTATCTTACTTTAAGATCATTGTGAGATCCTGAAGTCATTGAAATTTCTATAACCCCGCCTCTATGGGGAGATGTTGATGTCAATTTTCGCTTAGGCTTCCTTACACTTAAATAGGCTGTGATATACACTAATCTACTTTTGGTGATTGTAACCTCATGTATTCGAATAATATATGCACAAGGTGGAGTAGAATGTTACGTGCAATTCCAAAAGAGAGGTAGTAGGATGATTTACAAACTGAGTCCTGTTGGTCCTTAGGAACCTCAccccccccttctctctctcccaaaaaaagagagcaataaATTACCAAGAAAAAAAGGGTTCCTTACAATAGACAAAATCATATTCTAACTTTAAGTTTGTAATTAATACAACATTTGGGCTACTGGTGGTGTTGGAAAACTCGAGAAAATTTTTGCTGTAAGTATTCTGAAATTTGAAGCTACCATATGTAGCTTTGAGGTATGGGTAATCTATGTTTCATAGGTtaaatatttgtgaaatttCTCTTAATTCTAAATGCAATGCTTGCCCCAAATGGTAGCAATTGGTTGGGGATCATGCCTCATGAAGTGGAAGTCATTAATTTGAATCTCTCATGGGGACCAAAActcacttatccaaaaaaaaaaaataaataaataaaatcaaggtGCAGTTCTCAATTATTTCAATCTCTtgctagagaaagaaagaagggacAAAAGTATACCACTCTCTTGTTGGCTCAAAATGGAAGGTTCCTGTAGAATGTCACACACCAttggttttggtttgggttCAATTCATTGTCTTGTTTATCAATATAATTGGTGTTAACTTCTGCATTGTATGGGACATGCTTAAGCTTTGTAGAGAATCTAGAGATTGAAGAGCttatattcaaatttaaacaaattgaATTTGTTGGCCTACTAACATTCTATGTTGCAAAACTTTTACCTCCTTTTGTTAgtcctttatttttctttgggatAATTACATATTACCCACCTCTAGATTGGCTCAATTTCACTTTGCCATTTGTGGTTTGAAAGTTGTTACTTTACCCACCTAAGGTTAATTCCATTACGCAGCCATAACCCACCTCACTCTTTTCTGTTAGAAaacactttttaaatttaaaaaataacttaaaacagATCGAACAGCCTCTGTACAAGAACTTTCTCTTATCTTGTCACAAAAATAAGAGAAACAATCTACGACTATACTTAAACAgtcattaaaaaactttttaggAATCTTAAATCTCTTGCTAAAACCAATAATCTTAAATCTCGTAGTGTTTGTAACTGTAGGTCGAGCTTGTTCTACGACAACACTCAATTTTCTTAGCCTCTCTTTTCCAAATGTACAAAGTCCTCACCAACACAATCCAACCCttcaaaaatctctctctctctcacacacacacacacacacacacacacacacacacaaacatataaaAGAGCAATAATGAACTTGTTGTGGGACCTGGTAAGAGAGAACCAATTTGTGCCTCACTTGGAAAGCTTTATCCATTTTGCAGCCAATGTtagttgggggagggggggtccTTTTTTGGGTGACAAGGTGAGTGAAAATATTTAGATAGAGGTGTTTGATTCATTTTAAGTTAAGTTATAGtgttaaaatgtgtttttataaCGGAAAAGAGTGAGCTGGAAGTTATGGCTGTGTAATGGAGTTAAACCACAAATGACAAGGTGGGTAAAGTGACAATTTTCAAACCacaaatgacaaaaagaaatcAGGCCAAACCACAGCCACAGGTGGGTTATAtgtaattattcttttttcattttttgataagtcCTTTTGTTggtcctttattttatttgttatataattaaaatcatttttaatgtCCAAGACTTGCCGATGATGATTATCAGCtcctattttctttttgctgacccttcaaaatttttttttaatcatttctctattttttaatttttggaaaaaaaaagggttcgaTGGTATTTCAAGTTGTCTTAAACATGATTTACATTTTGCAGCATGTTGAGGCCCTCGAAATTCTTCTTCAGGGTCTTTGTGGTGTTCTTAAAGAACGCTTGAGGATCCATGAAATATGCCTTAAAAGTGGCCCAAACCTTGGTGAGTTTATATACGTATATTTCTTTCTGATATGGAGCTGTGTGTCTAGGTCAAGCTTTGATAGTTCATGCGACAAACTAATCAGGTCAACTTGGAATAGGTCCTTAACCTTTTGTAAGCCTATACTGAAGGCAATGAAATATCCTTCAGTGGTTATTTGATACAATGTTGACCCATATTGGTCACCTATTTGATTCTTTCACTTTGTGACTCTATTCTTGGTTCATATTTATTGTTCATTTAGCTTCCATGTTATGAAGTTTTGATACAATTTTGAAGGCAATGAATTTCTCCCGTGAAAGTTAGGTGCGACACATAAGTTGAtctttattgtttattatttttaatatgtttCATGTCATGCTTAAAATGCAATAAGCAGGGTGGCTAAGGTCATTGTTGGCTACTCAGCCACCTaacaatgaaagaaaacaaaagagaaaaagaattggGGTGTGAAAGCTTACCTTGGTCATCTACATATATAGATGCATACTAAATATGACCACATTTTATATGTAATTCCCCCCACCCCCCGATAAGTAAGTTTTATACATAATTAAGAGCCTGTCATGATTTTCTGAGGATGTTTGTTATCTGACTCCTTATTAGTAGTAGTTCAAATAAAAAGCATATCAATGGGTTTAGAAGTTCTCTCCCTCTCCTTAGTtctctttcctttatttcttttttcaatgttctttttcttttaggggCTGTAGCTTCAGAGGTTCGACTCTTATGCGATCTTGAGCAGCCTGAACCCACATGGTAAAACTTGGATCTTTCCCCTTCCCAtcatgtttattaaattttgtacgTGTGTTTGTGTTTGCACCTGTGCATATTATTGTGCTTGagtgttaaaaataaattttgtaggaCCGTTAGACATATAGGAGGTGCAATGAGGGGTGCAGGTGCTGAGCAAATTTCAGTTCTAGTAAGGACCATGGTGGAAAGCAAAGTCAGCAAGAATGTGCTCCGCTTATTTTATGCACTAGGCTACAAGTTAGACCATGAGCTGCTAAGAGTGGGATTTGCCTTCCATTTCCAAAGGGGTGCTCAAATCACTGTTACTGTGTCCTCAGTTAATAAGATGCTGAAACTACATGCAACTGATGAGGCTGTGCCTGTAACTCCGGGTATACAGGTGGTTGAAGTGACAGCCCCCGCATCTGCTGAAAATTATACTGAAGTTGTTTCTGCAGTGTCATCTTTCTGCGAATATCTTGCACCGTAAGAGCTTTTATCACTCTTAAAATGCATGGTTAGGAAGCTTGCTACGCTTAGCCATCCTGCATATTGCATTTTAAGCCTAGGACCACTGGTGTACACTTGTTAACTGGCCAGATTACTCAGTCCATGAACTTCTATTCTTTTAAAGGGACAATTGGGCCATCACCCTTTAGTGCATATATATTTCAATAGTTGAGGAGgtgggtggggggtggggggggatGGGGATTTGAACTTTTCAGcatagtttaaaatttaaatagtgGTTTATGAGAAAATCTTTGGCATGGCATTTATGATATGCTTTTAGATAATGTGGTTCCAGAAATCTGTTAGGTCAGGATAATCAactttatcaaccaaaaaaaaaaaggttaggatAATCAAGATCAAGGTTGAACTTGCCATTagccttgtaactcaactgaTTGACACCTCTTGATGTTAAAAAGACATCCTGGGTTTAAATACACCCTCCCTTGTAACtactgaaaaaaataataataaagatcaagGTTGAACTTGCCTGTCCTGAAATTTTGTAGCACTTAACTTTTTGGTCCAACAGTAACATCTGTGAACTTCTGGCATTTATATTTCAGGCTCCTGCATTTGTCAAAACCGGGAATTTCAACAGGGGTTGTTCcaactgctgctgctgctgctgcatCTCTTATGTCAGATGGTGGGGGTACAACCTTATAGTGGGGTTGTAAATTACAAGAGTTGAAAGTTATGTATTTATGATGAATTTGCTGGCAAAACTGTAAAAGTTGGTAGTATTTTCGTAACTATAACTATATGAAGCCTTTGTAGGGTCTTTGTTTAGAAATGAGAGttgtaaaatttaaatgctTTTTTTGAGGCTTTTGCCACTCAACTTGAAAAGATTGAATTCTTTACTTTGGTAGTTAAATTGACTT
This DNA window, taken from Quercus robur chromosome 2, dhQueRobu3.1, whole genome shotgun sequence, encodes the following:
- the LOC126712162 gene encoding mediator of RNA polymerase II transcription subunit 18, which codes for MECVVQGIIETQHVEALEILLQGLCGVLKERLRIHEICLKSGPNLGAVASEVRLLCDLEQPEPTWTVRHIGGAMRGAGAEQISVLVRTMVESKVSKNVLRLFYALGYKLDHELLRVGFAFHFQRGAQITVTVSSVNKMLKLHATDEAVPVTPGIQVVEVTAPASAENYTEVVSAVSSFCEYLAPLLHLSKPGISTGVVPTAAAAAASLMSDGGGTTL